From one Eptesicus fuscus isolate TK198812 chromosome 21, DD_ASM_mEF_20220401, whole genome shotgun sequence genomic stretch:
- the LOC129147682 gene encoding zinc finger protein 501-like, translating into MQLRCGACAKQFFFSAKCHQQHVRENTFIRGVERMSLAKICNFNVSQDDFTCGEVGQGTLSWSGHLHLKADQTRDRPNDISMGGLMFQRRKDFCTRKECEEDPGSSNLRHHQRVRTGGKPYKCSECGKSFTTNYHLRRHQRLHTGEKPYKCTECEKSFTTNTDLRYHQRIHTGERPYKCSECGKSFTSSSSLQYHQRVHTGERPYKCSECGKSFTSSNSLQYHQRVHSGERPYECNECGKSFITQPQLHSHQTLHTGEKPYKCSECGKSFTTNYHLRRHQRLHTGEKPYKCTECEKSFTTNTDLRYHQRIHAGEKPYKCIECGKSFTSSVGLQYHQRVHTGERPYKCSECGKSFISSVGLQHHQRVHTGERPYKCSECGKSFISSVGLQYHQRVHTGERPYKCSECGKSFISSFGLQYHQRVHTGERPYDCNECGKSFKSVSHLYNHQRVHTGEKSYQCSECEKSFTTSTALRYHQRVHTGEKPYQCTECGKSFTYRRTLCNHQRVHT; encoded by the coding sequence ATGCAGCTGAGGTGTGGGGCATgtgcaaaacaattttttttcagtgCAAAATGTCACCAGCAGCATGTGAGAGAGAACACTTTCATTAGGGGTGTGGAGAGGATGTCACTTGCAAAGATCTGCAATTTCAATGTGTCCCAGGATGATTTCACCTGTGGGGAGGTTGGGCAGGGCACACTTTCTTGGTCAGGGCATCTCCACCTAAAAGCTGATCAGACCAGGGACAGGCCAAATGATATTTCCATGGGTGGTTTGATGTTTCAAAGGAGAAAAGATTTTTGCACCAGAAAAGAATGTGAGGAAGATCCTGGCAGCAGTAATCTTCGTCATCATCAGAGAGTTCGGACTGGAggaaagccttataaatgcagtgaatgtgggaaatcttttaccactaaTTACCACCTTCGTAGACATCAGAGacttcacacaggagaaaagccttataaatgcactGAGTGTGAGAAATCTTTTACCACTAACACTGACCTTCGttatcatcagagaattcacacaggagaaaggccttataaatgcagtgaatgtggaaagtcttTTACAAGTAGCAGTagtctccaatatcatcagagagtgcatactggagaaaggccttataaatgtagtgaatgtggaaagtcttTTACAAGTAGCAATAGTCTCCAGTATCATCAGAGAGTGCActctggagaaaggccttatgagtgcaatgaatgtggaaaatcttttatcaCTCAGCCTCAACTTCATAGTCATCAGACccttcatacaggagaaaagccttataaatgcagtgaatgtgggaaatcttttaccactaaTTACCACCTTCGTAGACATCAGAGacttcacacaggagaaaagccttataaatgcactGAGTGTGAGAAGTCTTTTACCACTAACACCGACCTTCGttatcatcagagaattcacgcaggagaaaagccttataaatgtattGAATGTGGAAAGTCTTTTACAAGTAGCGTtggtctccaatatcatcagagagtgcacactggagaaaggccttataaatgtagtgaatgtggaaagtcttTTATAAGTAGCGTTGGTCTCCAACATCATCAGAGAGTGCATACTGGAGAAAGaccttataaatgtagtgaatgtggaaagtcttTTATAAGTAGTGTTGGTCTGCagtatcatcagagagttcatactggagaaaggccttataaatgtagtgaatgtgggaagtcttttatAAGTAGCTTtggtctccaatatcatcagagagtgcacactggagaaaggccttatgattGCAATGagtgtggaaaatcttttaagtCTGTGTCTCACCTTtataatcatcagagagttcatacaggagaaaagtcttatcaatgcagtgagtgtgagaaatcttttaccactagcACTGCCCTTcgttatcatcagagagttcatacaggagaaaagccttatcaatgcaccgaatgtgggaaatcttttacatACCGGCGTACCCTTTgtaatcatcagagagttcatacttgA